A DNA window from Pseudomonas wuhanensis contains the following coding sequences:
- a CDS encoding peptidylprolyl isomerase has product MSGGCGCGGGNGGSGGCGSSKKAEDVLDIAPVAQAQFEALPVEPAAADDAPAQLIASSEQEWPIISVNEVSITPEAMAQELQYHPAESREEAVYLAARALVIRELLQQRIAELGVSMEIGAGENEEEAATRLLLEREVHVPQCDEETSLRYYENNRGRFHSAPLLAVRHILLECAPDDVEARAVAHDQAEVLLQRLEDFPGSFAELAVKYSACPSKAQGGSLGQISKGQTVPELERQLFTLAPGLASKPLESRYGWHVVSVDQRIEGMPLPYEVVSTAIRTQLQQGVWQKALVQYLQTLIGAADIRGIHLQGADSPLVQ; this is encoded by the coding sequence ATGTCAGGTGGATGTGGATGTGGTGGTGGTAACGGCGGCAGCGGTGGCTGCGGGTCTTCCAAAAAAGCCGAGGACGTTCTCGATATCGCGCCGGTCGCACAGGCGCAGTTTGAAGCACTCCCGGTTGAGCCGGCCGCTGCCGATGACGCCCCGGCGCAGTTGATCGCCAGCAGCGAACAGGAGTGGCCGATCATCAGCGTCAACGAGGTGTCGATCACGCCGGAAGCGATGGCCCAGGAGCTGCAATATCACCCGGCCGAAAGCCGCGAGGAAGCGGTGTACCTGGCCGCCCGGGCGCTGGTGATCCGCGAGTTGCTGCAGCAGCGCATTGCCGAACTCGGTGTGTCGATGGAGATTGGCGCTGGCGAGAACGAAGAAGAAGCGGCCACGCGCTTGTTGCTCGAACGCGAGGTGCACGTGCCTCAGTGCGACGAGGAAACCAGCCTGCGCTACTACGAAAACAATCGCGGGCGTTTCCACAGCGCACCGTTGCTGGCGGTTCGGCACATCCTGCTCGAATGCGCGCCGGATGATGTCGAGGCGCGCGCCGTTGCGCATGATCAGGCGGAAGTTCTGCTGCAACGTCTGGAAGACTTTCCCGGCAGTTTCGCCGAGCTGGCCGTGAAGTATTCGGCCTGCCCGTCGAAGGCTCAGGGTGGTTCTTTAGGGCAGATCAGCAAGGGCCAGACCGTGCCTGAACTGGAACGTCAGCTGTTCACTCTGGCGCCGGGCCTGGCCAGCAAACCGCTGGAAAGTCGCTACGGCTGGCATGTGGTCAGTGTCGATCAGCGGATCGAAGGCATGCCGTTGCCCTATGAAGTGGTATCGACGGCGATTCGCACGCAGTTGCAGCAAGGCGTCTGGCAAAAAGCCCTGGTGCAGTACCTGCAAACCCTGATCGGTGCGGCGGATATTCGTGGCATCCACTTGCAGGGCGCCGACTCACCGCTGGTGCAGTGA
- the moaA gene encoding GTP 3',8-cyclase MoaA, whose amino-acid sequence MNAVMQDGFGRQIDYLRMSVTDRCDFRCVYCMAKNMTFLPRQQVLTLEELQRLATLFVGLGVRKIRLTGGEPLIRPGIVELCRNIAALPGLRELVMTSNGSQLGRLARPLAEAGVKRMNISLDSLDGQKFRAITRIGDLDQVLGGIEAARDAGFERVKLNCVVMKGRNFDEVLALVQYAIDQRIDISFIEEMPLGDVGRSRGESFCSSDEVRALIASQHRLLDSTENSGGPARYVRLERHPDTRIGFISPNSHNFCGSCNRVRMTVEGKLLLCLGQEDALDLRGLLRRYPLDDQPLINAVQKALRGKPLRHDFSPEGEVQIVRFMNMSGG is encoded by the coding sequence ATGAACGCTGTAATGCAGGATGGCTTTGGACGGCAGATTGATTATCTGCGGATGTCGGTGACGGACCGGTGCGATTTTCGCTGTGTGTATTGCATGGCAAAAAACATGACCTTCCTGCCGCGCCAGCAGGTGCTCACGCTGGAAGAGTTGCAGCGTCTGGCAACGCTGTTCGTCGGGTTGGGCGTACGCAAAATCCGCCTGACCGGCGGCGAACCGCTGATTCGTCCGGGCATTGTCGAACTGTGCCGCAACATCGCCGCGCTGCCCGGTTTGCGCGAACTGGTGATGACCAGCAACGGCTCGCAACTGGGCCGTCTGGCCCGGCCGTTGGCGGAGGCGGGGGTCAAGCGGATGAACATCAGCCTCGATAGCCTGGACGGGCAGAAGTTTCGCGCGATCACCCGTATCGGCGATCTCGATCAAGTGCTGGGCGGCATTGAGGCGGCGCGGGACGCGGGGTTTGAGCGAGTCAAACTCAACTGCGTGGTGATGAAAGGGCGCAACTTCGATGAAGTCCTGGCGTTGGTGCAATACGCCATCGATCAACGCATCGACATCAGTTTCATCGAAGAAATGCCCTTGGGCGACGTCGGGCGTTCCCGGGGCGAATCGTTTTGTTCCAGCGACGAGGTGCGGGCGTTGATCGCCAGCCAACATCGCTTACTCGATAGCACTGAAAACAGCGGTGGACCGGCGCGCTATGTGCGCCTGGAACGCCATCCCGATACCCGGATCGGTTTCATTTCACCCAACAGCCACAACTTCTGTGGCAGCTGTAATCGGGTGCGGATGACTGTTGAAGGGAAACTGTTGCTGTGTCTGGGGCAGGAGGACGCGCTGGATTTGAGAGGATTGTTGCGGCGTTATCCGCTGGATGATCAGCCGCTGATCAACGCGGTGCAGAAGGCTCTGCGCGGCAAGCCGTTACGCCACGATTTCAGTCCGGAAGGGGAGGTGCAGATAGTACGGTTCATGAACATGAGTGGCGGTTGA
- a CDS encoding ribonucleoside triphosphate reductase, which produces MQSTLISVGCNRLHKRDGSLVAFDADKIRQALIAAGKATGEYTEVEVEGLLQAVLARLDGLPRLHVEQIQDRVERVLMDAGFFFAMRAYIVYREQHGRLRRDRRTMVEVATSMNEYLDREDWRVQANANQGYSLGGLVLNVSGKVTANYWLDEVYSEAIGQAHRKADLHVHDLDMLAGYCAGWSLRTLLHEGLNGVPGRVEAGPPKHLSSALGQMVNFLGTLQNEWAGAQAFSSFDTYLAPYVRKDQLSYQEVRQAIQEFIYNLNVPSRWGTQTPFTNLTFDWVCPQDLREQIPVIGGEEMPFAYGDLQVEMDLLNRAYIEVMQAGDAKGRVFTFPIPTYNITHDFPWDSENADRLFEMTARYGLPYFQNFLNSDLQPNQVRSMCCRLQLDVRELLKRGGGLFGSAEQTGSLGVVTINCARLGYVFKGNTSGLLQRLDALMELAMESLEVKRKVIQHHMDAGLYPYTKRYLGTLRNHFSTIGLNGLHEMLRNFTGDEEGMHTEQGRKFALNMLDHVRATLLRFQEETGHLYNLEATPAEGTTYRFAKEDLKRYPDILQAGSVQAPYYTNSSQLPVGYTEDPFEALELQDELQCKYTGGTVLHLYMAERISSTQACKQLVRKALGRFRLPYLTVTPTFSICPVHGYLDGEHEFCPKCDEVLLLQEQKAAAVH; this is translated from the coding sequence ATGCAGAGCACGCTGATCTCAGTAGGATGTAACCGCTTGCACAAGCGCGATGGCAGTCTGGTTGCCTTCGATGCGGACAAGATCCGTCAGGCGTTGATCGCTGCCGGCAAGGCGACCGGGGAGTACACCGAGGTTGAGGTTGAAGGTTTGCTTCAGGCGGTACTCGCTAGGCTGGACGGACTGCCAAGGCTGCATGTCGAGCAGATCCAGGATCGTGTCGAACGGGTATTGATGGACGCCGGTTTTTTCTTCGCCATGCGCGCCTACATCGTCTACCGCGAACAACACGGGCGCTTGCGTCGCGACCGCCGGACCATGGTCGAAGTGGCGACCTCGATGAACGAATACCTGGACCGTGAAGACTGGCGGGTTCAGGCCAATGCCAATCAGGGCTACTCACTGGGCGGGCTGGTGTTGAACGTGTCGGGCAAGGTCACTGCCAATTACTGGCTGGACGAGGTGTACAGCGAGGCCATCGGCCAGGCCCACCGCAAGGCGGATTTGCATGTGCACGACCTGGACATGCTCGCCGGCTACTGCGCCGGCTGGTCGCTGCGCACACTGTTGCACGAAGGGCTCAACGGTGTGCCGGGGCGTGTCGAAGCCGGTCCGCCGAAGCACTTGAGCAGCGCCTTGGGGCAAATGGTGAATTTCCTCGGCACCCTGCAAAACGAATGGGCCGGTGCTCAGGCATTCAGCTCGTTCGACACCTACCTGGCGCCCTATGTGCGCAAAGACCAGCTGAGTTATCAGGAGGTACGCCAGGCGATCCAGGAGTTCATCTACAACCTCAACGTACCCTCGCGCTGGGGCACCCAGACGCCGTTCACCAACCTGACCTTCGACTGGGTTTGCCCGCAGGATTTGCGTGAGCAGATACCCGTCATCGGCGGGGAGGAAATGCCGTTCGCCTATGGTGACCTGCAAGTCGAAATGGACCTGCTCAACCGCGCCTACATCGAGGTGATGCAGGCGGGCGATGCGAAAGGGCGAGTGTTCACCTTTCCGATCCCGACCTACAACATCACCCATGATTTTCCGTGGGACAGTGAAAACGCCGACCGTCTGTTCGAGATGACGGCGCGTTACGGTTTGCCCTACTTCCAGAACTTCCTCAATTCGGACCTGCAGCCCAATCAAGTTCGCTCAATGTGCTGCCGGTTACAGCTGGATGTGCGCGAGTTGCTCAAGCGCGGCGGCGGTTTGTTCGGCTCGGCGGAACAGACCGGGTCGCTCGGCGTGGTGACCATCAACTGCGCCCGCCTGGGCTATGTGTTCAAGGGCAACACCAGTGGTTTGTTACAGCGCCTGGATGCGCTGATGGAACTGGCGATGGAGAGCCTGGAGGTCAAGCGCAAAGTCATTCAGCACCACATGGACGCCGGTTTGTACCCTTACACCAAGCGTTACCTGGGCACCTTGCGCAACCATTTCTCCACCATCGGCCTCAACGGCCTGCACGAAATGCTGCGCAATTTCACCGGCGACGAGGAGGGCATGCACACCGAGCAGGGCCGCAAGTTTGCCCTGAACATGCTGGACCATGTACGCGCCACGTTGCTGCGTTTCCAGGAAGAAACCGGCCATCTCTACAACCTGGAAGCGACACCGGCAGAAGGCACCACTTACCGCTTCGCCAAGGAAGACCTCAAGCGCTATCCCGACATTCTCCAGGCCGGCAGTGTGCAGGCGCCGTATTACACCAACTCCTCGCAACTGCCCGTGGGCTACACCGAAGACCCTTTCGAGGCCCTGGAACTTCAAGACGAACTGCAATGCAAATACACCGGCGGCACGGTCCTGCACCTGTACATGGCCGAGCGGATTTCATCGACCCAAGCCTGCAAGCAATTGGTGCGCAAGGCCCTTGGGCGTTTCCGCCTGCCGTACCTGACCGTGACCCCGACGTTCTCGATCTGCCCGGTGCACGGCTACCTCGATGGCGAGCATGAGTTCTGCCCCAAATGCGACGAGGTCCTGCTGCTGCAAGAGCAGAAAGCCGCCGCTGTTCATTGA
- the nrdD gene encoding anaerobic ribonucleoside-triphosphate reductase, producing MTASQTLPQAQRQRCEVWTRVMGYHRPVSAFNPGKQSEHRERVHFTESAALAGRQ from the coding sequence ATGACTGCATCGCAAACACTGCCCCAGGCTCAACGTCAACGCTGCGAAGTCTGGACCCGGGTGATGGGCTATCACCGTCCTGTGTCGGCGTTCAATCCGGGGAAACAGTCGGAGCACCGTGAGCGGGTGCACTTCACTGAAAGCGCGGCACTGGCCGGGCGCCAATGA
- a CDS encoding anaerobic ribonucleoside-triphosphate reductase activating protein — MSRMLRVGGMVPLTTIDYPGQLACVLFCQGCAWRCRYCHNPQLIPPRGSEEVDWRRVLAFLQRRQDLLDAVVFSGGEPTLQDGLLGAMDEVRDMGFRIGLHSAGIKPAAFAKALTGADWVGFDVKALPEDCQAITRVEGSGAANWRSLEHLLASGVDYECRTTVHWHLFEPARLLILAKRLNALGVKRFAVQLVRTERMFDPLLPSVSAQALLPELWEAMRELFPAFVLRG, encoded by the coding sequence ATGAGTCGAATGCTTCGGGTCGGGGGCATGGTGCCCCTGACCACTATCGACTATCCGGGACAGCTTGCCTGCGTGCTGTTTTGCCAGGGTTGCGCCTGGCGTTGTCGTTATTGTCATAACCCGCAGCTGATTCCCCCTCGTGGCAGTGAGGAAGTGGATTGGCGGCGGGTATTGGCGTTTCTGCAACGTCGTCAGGACCTGCTCGATGCCGTGGTGTTCAGCGGCGGTGAGCCGACTCTGCAGGACGGCTTGCTCGGGGCCATGGACGAAGTGCGGGACATGGGATTTCGCATCGGCTTGCACAGCGCCGGGATCAAGCCTGCTGCATTTGCCAAGGCATTGACCGGGGCGGATTGGGTCGGTTTCGACGTCAAGGCGTTGCCCGAGGATTGCCAGGCCATCACCCGGGTCGAGGGCAGTGGGGCCGCCAACTGGCGCAGCCTCGAGCATCTGCTGGCCAGTGGTGTCGACTATGAATGTCGCACCACCGTGCATTGGCATCTGTTCGAGCCGGCGCGTCTACTGATCCTGGCCAAACGTTTGAATGCGCTTGGCGTCAAACGCTTCGCCGTGCAACTGGTTCGCACCGAGCGGATGTTCGATCCGCTGTTGCCGAGCGTTTCCGCACAAGCGTTGCTGCCAGAGTTATGGGAGGCCATGCGCGAGTTGTTTCCAGCCTTCGTGTTGCGGGGGTAA
- a CDS encoding 4Fe-4S binding protein, which yields MPDLSRRNRWLQRLGDGMRRHAPVIRGVQWAVVVFYAVLLVAPALLPLPDSQARILDNLTLLAQFLFWGIWWPFVLLSMVFFGRLWCGVLCPEGSLSEWASHYGKGLGVPRWLRWGGWPTLAFCLTTLYGQLISVYDYAQAALLILGGSTVAAVIVGLLFARGKRVWCRYLCPVSGVFALLARLAPVHFQVDEQRWLENAAPRLPPPNCAPLLDIRRLQGASDCHACGRCSGQRGAVQLIARSSNQEILHATAQTLSPWDTRLLLFGVIGLAMGAFQWTVSPWFIALKQSLAQWLVEHDQLWALQDNAPWWLLTHYPQLNDSFSWLDGFSIVAYLSLSSIVLGTALMLLLRLTARLARDRTLYWPLALTLTPLGGAGLFLGLSATTVKLLRYEGLLLEWVQPARACLLLAAMGWSLLLGWKRLSREGLSQVRRGSAIACLILAEGMVGFGWWLQFWGWA from the coding sequence ATGCCCGACCTGAGCCGGCGCAATCGATGGCTCCAACGACTGGGCGATGGGATGCGTCGCCATGCGCCCGTCATCCGTGGGGTGCAGTGGGCTGTTGTCGTGTTTTACGCGGTGCTGTTGGTGGCCCCGGCGCTGTTGCCGCTACCGGACAGCCAGGCACGGATACTCGACAACCTGACCTTGCTCGCGCAGTTTCTATTCTGGGGGATCTGGTGGCCGTTCGTGTTGCTGTCGATGGTGTTTTTCGGCCGACTCTGGTGTGGCGTTCTGTGCCCGGAAGGCTCGCTCAGCGAATGGGCCAGCCATTACGGCAAAGGCCTGGGCGTGCCGCGCTGGTTGCGCTGGGGCGGCTGGCCGACATTGGCGTTCTGCCTGACGACCCTCTACGGCCAGTTGATCAGCGTCTATGACTACGCCCAGGCCGCGCTGTTGATTCTGGGCGGTTCCACTGTCGCGGCGGTCATCGTCGGGTTGTTGTTCGCCCGGGGCAAGCGAGTCTGGTGCCGTTACCTGTGCCCGGTCAGCGGTGTTTTCGCCCTGCTCGCAAGGCTGGCCCCTGTGCACTTTCAGGTCGACGAACAACGCTGGCTAGAAAATGCCGCACCACGCCTGCCGCCGCCCAACTGCGCTCCCCTGCTCGATATCCGCCGCCTGCAAGGCGCCAGTGATTGCCACGCCTGCGGACGCTGCAGCGGGCAACGCGGTGCCGTTCAACTGATCGCCCGCTCCAGCAATCAGGAGATTCTTCACGCGACGGCGCAGACCCTGTCCCCATGGGATACACGTTTGCTGCTATTCGGCGTGATCGGCTTGGCGATGGGTGCATTTCAGTGGACGGTCAGCCCATGGTTTATTGCCCTCAAACAATCCCTGGCGCAGTGGCTGGTCGAACACGACCAACTCTGGGCCCTGCAGGACAACGCCCCCTGGTGGCTGCTGACCCATTACCCGCAGCTCAACGACAGCTTCAGTTGGCTCGACGGTTTCAGCATCGTCGCTTACCTGAGTTTGAGTTCGATCGTGCTCGGCACGGCGTTGATGCTGCTCCTGCGCCTGACGGCCCGACTGGCGCGGGATCGCACTCTGTATTGGCCCCTGGCGCTGACACTCACGCCCCTGGGGGGTGCCGGCCTGTTCCTCGGGCTGTCGGCCACCACCGTCAAACTACTGCGTTATGAAGGGCTGCTGCTGGAGTGGGTGCAACCGGCCAGGGCCTGTCTGTTATTGGCCGCGATGGGCTGGAGCCTGCTTCTGGGTTGGAAACGGCTGAGCCGCGAAGGTCTTTCCCAGGTGCGACGCGGGTCCGCCATCGCTTGCCTGATCCTGGCCGAAGGCATGGTGGGATTCGGCTGGTGGTTGCAATTCTGGGGCTGGGCTTGA
- a CDS encoding FTR1 family iron permease, whose product MNQSMFIVWRESVEALLVIGILQAWASQQGQGNRLVKYLWAGVVLGLMLSGLLAVLILFAGEAMSGSASEWFQAALALVASLLMVQMVGWMHRHGRSLNHDLRRHADSHLARQGGAGLLLLAMLAISREGSETVVFLYGAGARLRGPQLGLFAVGGVLGLVLSALTITLLHSSRRFISWQRFFVISEVILLMLGAALLVSGTERIGGQLLALDVPDVVYRIVGEALWDSSTLLNDSHGLGGFLAGFAGYRASPSGLTLLVWIGYWLAVGGWLRQRTAESLPCPT is encoded by the coding sequence ATGAATCAATCAATGTTCATCGTCTGGCGCGAAAGCGTCGAGGCGTTGCTGGTGATCGGTATTCTCCAGGCCTGGGCCAGCCAGCAAGGCCAAGGTAATCGTCTGGTCAAATACCTGTGGGCGGGTGTGGTGCTGGGATTGATGCTATCAGGCCTGCTGGCGGTGTTGATTCTGTTTGCCGGTGAGGCCATGAGCGGGTCGGCCAGTGAATGGTTCCAGGCCGCACTCGCGCTGGTTGCCAGCCTGTTGATGGTGCAGATGGTCGGCTGGATGCACCGTCACGGGCGCAGCCTCAACCACGATTTGCGACGACACGCCGATAGCCACCTGGCCCGACAAGGTGGCGCAGGTCTGTTACTGCTGGCAATGCTCGCAATCAGCCGCGAAGGCAGCGAAACGGTGGTCTTTCTCTATGGCGCCGGTGCCCGGCTGCGAGGTCCGCAGCTCGGTTTGTTTGCCGTCGGCGGCGTATTGGGGCTGGTGCTGTCGGCGCTGACCATTACGCTGCTGCACAGCAGTCGCCGATTCATTTCATGGCAACGATTTTTTGTCATCAGCGAAGTCATCTTGCTCATGCTTGGCGCGGCGTTGTTGGTCAGCGGCACCGAGCGAATCGGCGGCCAACTGCTCGCCCTGGATGTACCGGACGTGGTTTACCGCATCGTTGGCGAAGCGCTTTGGGACAGCAGCACGTTGCTGAACGACAGCCATGGATTGGGTGGCTTTCTTGCAGGGTTCGCCGGTTATCGGGCAAGCCCCAGTGGCCTGACCTTGTTGGTGTGGATCGGTTATTGGCTGGCCGTCGGCGGCTGGCTACGGCAACGGACTGCGGAAAGCCTGCCATGCCCGACCTGA
- a CDS encoding cupredoxin domain-containing protein, protein MKRLHLAWLMVAGAVAPLTAHAELPSFELILRDGHFTPALLEVPAGQRFKIVLKNVGQGPAEFESTPLRVEKVLSPGVTTFVVIHPLRPGHYPFFDEFNPQLPEGGILAK, encoded by the coding sequence ATGAAGCGCCTGCATCTTGCCTGGCTGATGGTGGCCGGAGCAGTTGCGCCGTTGACGGCCCATGCCGAGTTGCCGAGCTTTGAGCTGATCCTGCGCGATGGCCATTTCACGCCTGCCTTGCTGGAGGTGCCGGCCGGACAGCGCTTCAAGATCGTTCTGAAGAACGTCGGCCAAGGGCCGGCCGAGTTCGAGAGCACGCCGTTGCGGGTTGAAAAAGTCCTGTCGCCAGGGGTAACGACCTTCGTGGTCATTCACCCCCTGAGGCCCGGTCACTACCCCTTTTTCGACGAGTTCAATCCGCAATTGCCCGAAGGCGGCATCCTCGCGAAATAA
- a CDS encoding iron transporter yields the protein MRNPFSLSLALLLLTPLAHAKEYPIGEPQLCPGLEVGAVYLQPIEMAPAGMMRATADSDVHLEADIRATADNRQGFQEGSFVPYLNVSFNLKKHGNDPEIKGDFHAMVANDGPHYGDNVKLLGPGKYQLTFTVLPPGGHGSLGRHTDKETGVAPWFERCELHYEFIYAGIGKKGGY from the coding sequence ATGCGTAACCCTTTTTCGCTATCACTCGCCCTGCTCTTGCTCACACCACTGGCTCACGCCAAGGAATACCCGATCGGGGAACCACAGTTGTGTCCCGGGCTGGAAGTCGGGGCGGTGTATTTGCAGCCAATCGAAATGGCACCTGCGGGGATGATGCGCGCCACCGCGGATTCCGACGTCCACCTGGAAGCTGATATCCGGGCCACAGCAGACAATCGACAGGGCTTTCAGGAGGGGAGCTTCGTCCCCTATCTGAATGTCTCTTTCAACCTGAAAAAACACGGCAACGACCCCGAGATCAAAGGCGATTTCCATGCCATGGTGGCCAATGACGGTCCGCACTATGGCGACAATGTGAAGCTGCTTGGCCCCGGTAAATATCAGCTGACATTCACCGTCCTGCCACCCGGCGGTCATGGCTCCCTCGGGCGCCATACCGATAAGGAAACCGGTGTCGCCCCCTGGTTCGAACGCTGCGAACTGCACTACGAATTCATCTACGCCGGCATCGGTAAAAAAGGCGGGTATTGA
- a CDS encoding DUF3079 domain-containing protein produces MAKNFPVNPKHPERICWGCDLYCPAKALACGNGSERTMHPAEMFGEDWHLPGDWGLDAVIATDKVVDDFQSLPDDALRVNRFS; encoded by the coding sequence ATGGCCAAGAACTTCCCCGTTAACCCCAAGCACCCCGAGCGGATCTGTTGGGGATGCGACCTGTATTGTCCGGCCAAGGCCCTGGCGTGCGGCAATGGTTCCGAACGGACGATGCATCCGGCGGAGATGTTTGGAGAGGATTGGCACCTGCCGGGCGACTGGGGCCTTGATGCGGTCATTGCTACAGACAAGGTGGTGGATGACTTCCAATCACTGCCCGATGATGCGTTGCGAGTAAACCGCTTTTCTTAG
- a CDS encoding polysaccharide lyase family 7 protein, which translates to MTVDISNYTIATPLPISDTNPIALELIGWRALLECPEVVSMLPDGSLQMTAPTLGASSKSTHRTRCEWKEPGYWLFASAADHWNRQEMRLTKVNSLQKVVIGQIHVQGSERPPVKVFWNKGRITMGFRSSYLQENPVNTTVLENVPLGALFKINIHANSNGAVSVSASCNGVKSTSAIMRLDNTWDTKTLAFHGGVYNQIDYSDTTDPEDGSVCIISDLSITHA; encoded by the coding sequence ATGACCGTAGACATCAGCAACTACACAATCGCTACACCGCTTCCCATCTCCGACACCAACCCCATCGCGCTTGAACTCATCGGCTGGCGAGCACTGCTTGAATGCCCGGAAGTCGTTTCGATGCTTCCAGACGGCTCGCTGCAAATGACGGCGCCGACGCTCGGCGCTTCGAGCAAAAGCACGCACCGCACTCGCTGCGAGTGGAAGGAGCCAGGTTATTGGCTATTCGCCAGCGCTGCCGACCACTGGAATCGACAAGAAATGCGGCTGACGAAAGTCAACTCGCTGCAGAAGGTCGTGATCGGTCAGATTCATGTGCAGGGTTCAGAGCGACCACCGGTAAAAGTGTTTTGGAACAAAGGCCGAATCACCATGGGGTTCCGGTCGAGTTATCTTCAAGAAAATCCGGTGAACACGACGGTTCTGGAAAACGTGCCGCTCGGAGCACTTTTCAAAATCAACATTCACGCCAATTCGAATGGCGCGGTCTCCGTTTCGGCGAGCTGTAACGGCGTCAAATCGACCTCCGCAATCATGCGCCTCGACAACACCTGGGACACGAAAACGCTGGCCTTCCATGGCGGCGTGTACAACCAGATCGATTACTCCGACACCACCGACCCCGAAGACGGTTCGGTGTGCATCATCAGCGACCTTTCCATCACCCACGCCTGA
- a CDS encoding XRE family transcriptional regulator: protein MKTRRPLTPEEVAESIKLKAIYDQRKSAAKAAGSNLTQADVAEACGWSGQSAFSQYATGKVPLNVEALLKLAKALGFNASEVSPRLMSTVASVPSSERIQPSVLMSDIQPWDDDTPLDDDEVYVPFLREVELAAGSGSFVIEESDTAQLRFFKKDLRHNGVQFSNAKCVAVSGNSMLPVLRDGATVGINVGKSSLGDIVDGDMYAINHNGQLRVKQVYRLPTGLRLRSFNRDEHPDEDYTFAEIQEQQIVILGHVFWWGMFAR from the coding sequence ATGAAAACACGCCGCCCCCTTACCCCTGAAGAAGTCGCCGAAAGCATCAAGCTCAAGGCTATCTACGACCAGCGAAAGTCTGCTGCCAAAGCGGCTGGATCAAATCTCACTCAAGCGGATGTGGCTGAGGCCTGCGGATGGTCTGGCCAAAGCGCCTTCAGTCAGTACGCCACCGGCAAGGTTCCGCTAAACGTCGAGGCACTCCTGAAACTGGCAAAAGCCTTGGGCTTTAATGCCAGTGAAGTGAGCCCACGCCTGATGTCGACCGTTGCCAGCGTCCCGTCTTCCGAGCGTATCCAGCCAAGCGTATTGATGTCGGACATCCAGCCTTGGGATGACGACACTCCCCTGGATGACGATGAGGTCTACGTTCCCTTCTTGCGCGAAGTGGAACTGGCGGCCGGATCAGGCAGTTTCGTGATTGAGGAAAGCGACACTGCCCAGCTGCGCTTTTTCAAGAAGGACCTTCGCCATAACGGCGTTCAGTTCAGCAACGCGAAGTGCGTGGCTGTCAGCGGCAACAGCATGTTGCCAGTGCTGCGTGACGGCGCAACCGTAGGCATCAACGTCGGCAAGAGCTCACTGGGCGATATCGTTGACGGTGATATGTACGCCATCAACCACAACGGTCAGCTACGTGTGAAGCAGGTTTACCGACTACCGACGGGCCTCCGCCTGCGCAGCTTCAATCGCGACGAGCATCCGGATGAGGACTACACCTTTGCCGAGATCCAGGAACAGCAAATCGTGATCCTGGGCCATGTGTTCTGGTGGGGGATGTTTGCCCGCTGA
- a CDS encoding FadR/GntR family transcriptional regulator produces MDKQNIQPSVRRRHRSLAEELVTELSRRICSGELARATKLPTESQVMEEHGVSRTVVREAISRLQAAGLVETRHGIGTFVRDIPSPSGFRIDPASIVTLQDVLAVLELRISLEVEAAGLACVRRTDQQLQLMRDSLDALNSRAVSVEYAVSADFQFHQQIALATGNRYFTDIMLHLGVSILPRTRLHSTRVVNDNQEPYLERLSREHEDIYKAIVRRDADAARAAMRLHLSNSRERMRRAYEAAEAEALNG; encoded by the coding sequence ATGGACAAACAGAACATCCAACCCAGTGTTCGCCGCAGGCACCGAAGTCTGGCGGAGGAGTTGGTGACCGAACTTTCCCGGCGTATTTGCAGCGGTGAGCTCGCCCGTGCGACAAAGCTGCCCACTGAGTCTCAGGTCATGGAGGAGCATGGTGTCAGTCGCACGGTAGTGCGTGAGGCTATATCGCGTCTTCAAGCGGCAGGCCTGGTGGAAACCCGGCATGGCATCGGCACGTTTGTTCGGGACATCCCGAGCCCGAGCGGTTTTCGAATCGACCCGGCCAGCATTGTCACGTTGCAGGATGTATTGGCGGTGCTTGAGCTGCGCATCAGTCTGGAAGTGGAGGCTGCCGGTCTTGCCTGCGTGCGCCGTACCGACCAGCAACTGCAACTGATGCGTGACTCGCTGGACGCCCTCAACTCCAGAGCGGTCAGTGTCGAGTATGCGGTGTCCGCGGATTTCCAGTTTCATCAGCAGATCGCGTTGGCCACGGGTAACCGCTATTTCACTGACATCATGTTGCATCTTGGGGTCAGCATCCTCCCGCGCACGCGCCTGCATTCCACACGCGTGGTCAATGACAATCAGGAACCCTACCTTGAGCGTCTGAGCCGCGAGCATGAAGACATCTATAAAGCGATTGTCCGTCGGGATGCCGACGCCGCTCGTGCTGCGATGCGCCTGCACCTGTCCAACAGCCGCGAGCGGATGCGGCGCGCGTATGAGGCCGCAGAAGCCGAGGCGTTGAACGGCTGA